A single Plasmodium malariae genome assembly, chromosome: 6 DNA region contains:
- the SUB3 gene encoding subtilisin-like protease 3, putative — MLFRTYYYTFFYFLTHSIVNNICFKHIRYVRKYGNVLSRKKGGENYSCNFLKKECYCYKHRFLQEENKRGALYIEAYSKEEGNIGGYAGENMGEYIGENMSVRHINMRNHNKGYKHMNKELFDKLKKKRLIINFKKYDNILNSRNFKNRFINLLSYCGKVKKLDYINFYLYNFFANVNERLLNICLLLLSSQRIQVEFDYKIRLTEEKNFTMNASGQHNVSNMSTDSSLCVHCDPMHRFFTLSNKLGFKKHMNRLRRGYKSTNIFEGYDETKIKEGIELSIPYEKHDVHVCIVDTGIDYNHVDLKNNIIVVKQFERKNNKNYEKSKGNNEDKNKDRYTDRNEDAEKDSYNYSEKHPSSELDNSIDGHGHGTFIAGIIAGNSPKNNNGIRGISKRAKLIICKALNNNNAGNISDILECFNFCAKKRAKIINASFASTNNYPSLYKALKELQEKNVLVISSSGNCNSQDDSKNTFTECNLNVKKLYPPAYSVQLHNLIVVSNMIQEKDSHIYLSPDSCYSNNYVHLAAPGNNIISTFPSNKYAISSGSSFSAAVITGLASIIFSINSKLTNEQVIQIFRSSIVQAKSLQDKVKWGGYLNVYNLVKYAIEHSTHS; from the coding sequence ATGTTATTTAGAACGTACTActacacatttttttattttcttactCATAGtattgtaaataatatatgttttaagcATATAAGATATGTAAGGAAGTATGGTAACGTATTAAGTAGGAAAAAGGGGGGTGAAAATTAttcatgtaattttttaaaaaaggaatgcTATTGTTATAAGCACCGGTTTTTACAAGAAGAGAATAAAAGAGGTGCATTATATATAGAGGCGTATTCCAAAGAAGAAGGAAATATAGGAGGATATGCGGGAGAAAATATGGGAGAATATATAGGAGAAAATATGAGTGTACGACATATTAATATGAGAAACCATAATAAGGGTTATAAACATATGAACAAAGAGTTAtttgataaattaaaaaaaaaaagattaattataaattttaaaaaatatgataatattttaaatagcAGGAATTTTAAAAACCGATTTATAAACTTACTTTCATATTGTGGAAAGGTAAAAAAGTTAGactacataaatttttatttatataatttttttgctaaCGTAAATGAAAGATTGTTAAACATATGTTTACTCTTGTTAAGTAGTCAAAGAATACAAGTAGAATTTGACTATAAAATACGCCTTACTGAAGAGAAAAATTTTACCATGAACGCATCGGGGCAGCACAATGTGAGCAATATGTCAACAGATTCCTCACTGTGTGTACATTGCGATCCTATGCATAGATTTTTCACGTTAAGTAACAAATTAGGGTTTAAGAAGCACATGAATAGGCTACGTAGAGGATATAAGAGTACGAATATTTTTGAGGGATATgatgaaacaaaaataaaagaaggaATAGAATTATCCATTCCGTACGAAAAGCATGATGTGCATGTGTGTATTGTCGACACGGGTATTGATTACAACCACGTAGatttaaagaataatatcATAGTAGTAAAGCAGTTCGAAcggaaaaataataaaaattacgaGAAAAGTAAAGGTAACaatgaagataaaaataaggatAGGTATACGGACAGAAATGAGGACGCGGAAAAAGATAGTTACAATTATAGTGAGAAACATCCATCTAGTGAGTTGGACAATTCGATAGATGGTCACGGGCATGGAACGTTCATTGCTGGTATCATCGCAGGGAATAgtccaaaaaataataatggcaTAAGGGGGATAAGCAAAAGAGCGAAGCTAATAATATGTAAggcattaaataataataatgctgGAAACATAAGTGATATATTAGAATGTTTCAATTTTTgtgcaaaaaaaagagcaaaaattattaatgctAGTTTTGCAAGTACAAATAATTATCCATCTTTATATAAAGCATTAAAAGAGTTAcaggaaaaaaatgttttagtTATATCTTCCTCAGGTAATTGTAATTCTCAAGATGATTCCAAAAACACATTTACAGAATGTAAtcttaatgtaaaaaaattatatccaCCAGCTTATTCTGTACAGTTACATAATCTTATAGTTGTATCAAATATGATTCAAGAAAAAGACagtcatatttatttatctccTGATTCTTgttatagtaataattatgtacatttagCTGCCCCAGGAAATAACATTATTTCAACTTTTCCTTCTAATAAATATGCAATAAGTAGTGGATCATCTTTTTCTGCTGCTGTTATTACAGGTTTAGCGTccataatattttcaattaacTCAAAATTAACGAATGAACAAgtcatacaaatatttagaaGTTCGATTGTCCAAGCAAAATCGCTTCAGGATAAAGTCAAGTGGGGTGGTTATCTAAATGTCTATAACCTTGTCAAATATGCCATAGAGCACTCCACGCATAGTTAA
- the PmUG01_06017900 gene encoding conserved Plasmodium protein, unknown function translates to MNINRINKIILCSKVELKSIEKIDFYSGATNSVVKDFCAFFFPILKYNNFHIPYTFHHTTDDDEKIVLFPKNKDKHIINLSLYKYSQQIYDRIIFLDKKFSK, encoded by the exons atgaatattaacagaataaataaaattattctttgtTCTAAAGTGGAACTAAAGTCCATAGAAAAAATCGACTTTTACTCTGGCGCGACAAACAGTGTAGTAAA AGATTTTTGCGCCTTCTTTTTCcctattttaaaatacaacAATTTCCACATTCCATATACCTTTCATCACACGACTGACGATGACGAGAAAATCGTGCTGTTCCCAA AGAATAAAGATAAACATATCATTAATTTGAGCTTGTACAAATACAGTCAACAAATATATGacagaataatatttttagacaaaaaattttccaaGTAA
- the ROM4 gene encoding rhomboid protease ROM4, putative → MEINKVANLKEEEKNKNKKSIFGKVVDPQRRNRGNITTTYEKKKIDGSKINILDEYKMNKGTGPFGKAAVEDSANSSDRGSDISDIMNRNKKNWKGGKNSIGGSKRISGSNDIMRQNTKEGITPKDGKINRDEKEDIKIIVTSDDTLHTLPAGAVGRRAPLNPFSSPMLGKYRRKNKNGKVKVKDPRLNNNPLVGRLIVCISTTAILFWVFFSELIFNYNTFNGRCISKVLYPIYTEPVADKREPFFVFLGYGACEYNLDESASDRHFVGVNTADKGWPTNKVEENSDGSGTSSWDSVNSRVYNLLGGLNTNYIRNYGEIYRLFWSVYLHGGYMHIIFNVICQIQILWMIEPDWGFIRTMLLFFISGITGNLLSAVCDPCGVTIGSSGSLYGLIGALFTYYIEYWKTIPRPCCVLIFMILVIIFGIFIGMFGYTDNYAHMGGCLGGILYGFATITTVSAADKCTLGERMLTSPPFSWFFSEETKQLINAKAKEKKIKGENYRKKQIANKVHKDDALHVVMSIMKNRINDEGRPPCKMKLREWIVRITAASSLIIMWIILFIYLLNENAYKSYKPMGQIKFSGVHSCYCCEIAPQKFPYINVKNFFWCFNNEEATKYYCS, encoded by the coding sequence ATGGAAATAAACAAAGTAGCTAATCTCAAAGAGGAAGAAAAGaacaagaataaaaaaagcatatttGGTAAAGTGGTAGATCCACAAAGACGAAATCGTGGTAATATCACTACcacatatgaaaaaaaaaaaatagatggGTCGAAAATTAATATTCTCGATGagtataaaatgaataaaggAACAGGACCATTTGGCAAAGCGGCAGTGGAGGATAGTGCTAATTCATCTGATAGGGGGAGTGATATTAGTGATATTATGAacaggaataaaaaaaattggaaaggGGGTAAAAACTCGATAGGAGGGTCAAAGAGGATAAGCGGGTCAAACGACATAATGCGACAAAATACAAAAGAAGGAATAACCCCTAAGgatggaaaaataaatagagaCGAAAAAGAagacataaaaattatagtaacGAGCGATGATACTTTACATACACTACCGGCAGGTGCCGTTGGAAGACGAGCCCCTTTGAACCCTTTTTCATCACCTATGCTTGGAAAATAcagaaggaaaaataaaaatggcaAAGTGAAAGTAAAAGACCCACGGTTAAATAATAATCCACTTGTAGGTAGATTAATTGTGTGTATATCTACAACagcaattttattttgggtatttttttctgaattgatatttaattataatacttttaatGGTAGGTGTATATCAAAGGTGTTATATCCTATATATACTGAACCAGTAGCTGATAAGAGAGAaccattttttgtatttttaggATATGGTGCATGTGAATATAATTTAGATGAATCTGCATCGGATAGACATTTTGTTGGTGTAAATACAGCTGACAAAGGATGGCCAACAAATAAAGTAGAAGAAAATTCAGATGGTTCAGGAACATCTAGCTGGGATTCAGTAAACAGTCgtgtatataatttgttagGAGGGTTAAATACTAATTATATAAGGAATTATGGAGAAATATATAGGTTATTTTGGTCAGTATATTTACATGGAGGatacatgcatataatatttaatgtcATATgtcaaatacaaatattatgGATGATTGAACCAGATTGGGGTTTTATTAGGACAatgttactattttttatttctggTATTACTGGTAATTTATTATCAGCTGTTTGTGATCCTTGTGGTGTAACGATTGGTTCTTCAGGGTCTTTATATGGTTTAATAGGAGCTTTATTTACATACTATATAGAATATTGGAAAACTATTCCTAGACCTTGTtgtgtattaatttttatgattcttgttattatatttggAATATTTATTGGTATGTTTGGGTATACTGATAATTATGCACATATGGGTGGTTGTCTAGGAGGTATCCTCTACGGATTTGCTACCATAACAACTGTGTCAGCTGCTGATAAGTGTACATTAGGAGAACGAATGTTGACCTCCCCCCCTTTTTCTTGGTTCTTTTCAGAAGAAACGAAACAGTTAATTAATGCTaaagcaaaagaaaaaaaaattaaaggagAAAATTAtcgaaaaaaacaaattgcTAATAAAGTACACAAAGATGATGCTCTTCATGTTGTTATGtctattatgaaaaataggATTAATGATGAAGGAAGACCACCatgtaaaatgaaattaagaGAATGGATTGTACGAATTACTGCTGCATCGTCCTTAATTATTATGTGGatcattttgtttatttatttattaaatgaaaatgccTACAAATCCTATAAACCCATGGGTCAAATAAAATTCTCAGGCGTCCACTCATGCTACTGTTGTGAGATAGCACCTCAAAAATTTCCTTACATTAAtgtcaaaaattttttctggTGTTTCAATAACGAGGAAGCCACAAAGTATTACTGCAGTTAG
- the RPL4 gene encoding 60S ribosomal protein L4, putative, with the protein MATVRPVANVYGTSGNKVVGEVEIPVVFQTPIRNDLIQEVFKNVSKNRRHPYAVKLDAGYETSAESWGTGRAVARIPRVPGGGTHRAGQGAFGNMCRGGGMFNPTKIWRRWGRKVNLKEKRYAVCSSIAASGVTSLVFARGHRISNIKEVPLVVSNDIESISKTKEAVKFLVSLGLKDEINRLIKSKKIRAGKGKMRNRKYKIRNGPLIIFDRDAGVKKAFRNIPGVDLCRVTKLNLLKLAPGGSIGRLCIWSENAFKKLDVIYGKKYAKRITKKNYVLPKSIVHNPDIYRIINSELVQASLLAKKRPCKKRLQNKNSLTNFAVRCRLNPAYKLLRSLAIKRMKKSIAEKLKNKKEKRVKNKIEKKELQKINHAYYNGIAKSVKRKKKKEEKKAKSRKNENKAVITTAADE; encoded by the coding sequence ATGGCAACTGTGAGACCTGTCGCGAATGTGTATGGTACGAGTGGAAATAAAGTTGTTGGAGAGGTAGAAATACCAGTAGTTTTTCAAACGCCAATAAGAAATGATTTGATACAGGAGGTGTTTAAAAACGTATCAAAAAATAGAAGGCACCCATATGCTGTAAAATTGGATGCAGGCTATGAAACATCAGCTGAGTCGTGGGGAACAGGTAGAGCAGTAGCAAGAATACCAAGAGTTCCAGGAGGAGGCACACATAGAGCAGGGCAAGGTGCTTTTGGAAACATGTGTAGAGGTGGTGGTATGTTTAACCCAACGAAGATATGGAGAAGATGGGGTAGGAAAGTtaatttaaaggaaaaaaggtaTGCTGTGTGTTCCTCTATTGCAGCTAGTGGTGTGACGTCTTTAGTTTTTGCTAGAGGTCATCGTATATCGAATATTAAAGAAGTTCCACTAGTAGTTAGCAATGATATTGAATCCATCAGTAAGACAAAAGAAGCTGTGAAATTTTTAGTTAGTCTTGGATTAAAGGATGAAATTAATAGATTAATTAAgtctaaaaaaataagagcaggaaaaggaaaaatgagaaatagaaaatataaaattagaaatggtccacttattatttttgatagGGATGCAGGTGTTAAGAAAGCTTTTAGAAATATCCCAGGGGTAGACTTATGTCGAGTAACCAAACtaaatttattgaaattaGCTCCAGGAGGATCCATAGGTAGGTTATGTATATGGAGTGAAAACGCATTTAAGAAATTAGATGTTATATATGGAAAGAAATATGCTAAAAGAATTACgaagaaaaattatgtgTTACCTAAGTCTATTGTACATAATCCTGACATatatagaattattaatagtGAGTTAGTACAAGCAAGTTTGTTAGCTAAGAAGAGACCATGCAAAAAGagattacaaaataaaaactcCTTGACAAACTTTGCTGTAAGATGTAGACTTAACCCTGCTTATAAATTACTACGATCATTGGCCATTAAGAGAATGAAAAAGAGTATTGCAGAGAAGTTgaagaacaaaaaagaaaagagagttaaaaataagataGAGAAGAAAGAACtccaaaaaattaatcatGCTTACTATAACGGAATAGCAAAATCGGTtaagagaaagaaaaagaaggaagAGAAAAAGGCAAAGTCAAGGAAGAATGAAAACAAAGCTGTTATAACCACTGCAGCGGATGAATAA